Below is a window of Streptomyces spongiicola DNA.
GCGGTCGGCGGCAGGCGAGTGGGCCGCTCGCGCCGCAGCGGCGCGAGCGCCCGCAGCGGCCGCAGCTGGTGGGCGGGCCGCGGAGGCGGTGGCTCCTCCTCCGGCGCGGGTGTCTCCTGCGGTGGGGGTGCCTCCGGCGGCGGGGGTTCGTCCTGTGGTGGAGGTTCATCGTGTGGTGGTGGTGGCGGCGGTGGCGGTGGGGGCGGCTGCGGTGGCGGCAGCTGACGGCCGTGTGCGCGGCGGCTGAGGGCCGTGTGGGCCGCCCCGGTGGCGGCTGAGGAGCCGGCCGGTCAGTCGGTCAGCCGGTCGGCCGGGCCGCTGGGCAGCCGGTCGGCCGGCCGGCCGGGACCGGGGGCGCTCGGACGGATCGAACTTCCGCCGGGCGCCTTCCTGTTGACGTCCGATGCACTAATCCGCCGCGGTCGTGCACTTGCTTCGTGGGTTTCCGTTGAACAGTTGAACCGTGAGGCCCCCCAGGGGATGTAATGCACGTCAAGTTGGGTAAAAGCGCTGTGGACGCCGTGCACTTCATGGTTCCCTCGCTGTTGAGAACATCCAGCCCTCGGACCGCCTGTGGACCCGAGTCGGCAGATCCCCCACCCTCCCTGTGCTGCCCCCGGGGCGCCCCGGTCCACCCGTCACGCGTGTATTGCGGAGCCGACCCATGCTCACGACCCTGAAGACCTCCTACACCGACACCCGCGCAGCCGATCTGGCCTGGGCGCTGGGTCGGGAGCCGCTGCCCGCGCTCGCCGAACTCGATCTGGAACTGGCGGGCGCCAGGCTGCAGTTGAGACTTCTGGGCGCCTCGCACCAGGTGCTGCTCGAAGGGGAGCCCGGCAGCTGCTCCGAGACGGTGGCGTGCATGCCCGGCCGCAGCACCCCGCTGCCGCTGGGCGTGGCGCGGAGGCTCGGGGACTGGGAGTACGAGTTCGCCGCGCGGGTGGAGACGCTGTCCGAGCGCTCTTTCGCGGTCCGGGCGCAGGAGCTGCTGGCGCTGGTGGCGGACCATCCGCACGGGCTGGCCGGCACGTTCCCCGGCTCGCCGCACGCCTTCACGGCGATGGTCGCCCAGCAGGTCGGGGGCCAGATGCGCTGGCGGACCTGGCACGCCTACCCCCAGGAGGGTCGGTTGGTGGTGACCCGCACCCATGTGGGCGCCCGACTGCCCGTCCCGCGCTGACCCCCTTCACCGTCGCGGCATTTCGGGGTAGTCGCACCCGTGTGGGTGACGCTTGGGGATGGATGTGTGACGTAGCGTTACGGCATGATCGACCAGTCTGTGTCAGCACCGGCGCGGGGCGGGGTGCGGCCGCCGCCGCCCGTCCGGCCGGACGCGGGCCGGTTCCTCGTCCTCCTGGTGGTCTTCGTCTGCGCCGCCTGCGGCCTGGTGTACGAGCTCGAACTCGTCGCCCTCGCCTCCTATCTGATCGGTGACTCCGTCACCCAGGCGTCCGTCGTGCTCTCCGTCATGGTCTTCGCGATGGGCATCGGCTCGCTGCTCGCCAAGCGGCTGCGCTGCCACGCCGCCGTCGGCTTCGGACTGGTGGAGGCGGCGCTCGCACTGGTCGGCGGCTGCTCGGCCCTGGTGCTGTACGCGGCCTTCGCCTGGCTCGGTGAGGCCCGGTACGCCCTGGTGGCCTTCTCACTCGCGATCGGGGTGCTGATCGGCGCGGAGATCCCGCTGCTGATGAGCCTGATCCAGCGGGCGTCCCGGCGCGGCGGACGGCGCGAGGAGGACGCCGCGGGCACGGTCGCGGACCTCTTCGCCGCGGACTACGTGGGCGCGCTCGTCGGCGGTCTCGCCTTCCCCTTCATGCTGCTGCCGTGGCTCGGCCAGCTGACCGGCGCCCTGCTCACGGGCGCGGTGAACGCCGTGGCGGGCGGGGCGCTGGTGCTGTGGCTGTTCCGGCGGGACATGTCGCCGCGGGCGCGGTGGTGGCTGCTGGGGGCGAACCTGACGGTCCTGGCGGTGCTGACCACCGCGATGGCGCTGGTCGGCGACTTCGAGGCGGCGGCGCGTCGGGCCGTGTACGGCCAGCCGGTGCGGGTGGCCGTGCACACCGGGGTGCAGGAGGTCGTGCTCACCGGTCCGGAGGACGGGCCGGTCGACCTGTTCCTGGACGGCCGGCTCCAGATGGGCGGGGGCGATGATGACCGGCACCATCGGGACCTGGTGCGTCCCGCGCTGCGTCAGGGCCCGCACGCGCACGTCCTGGTCCTCGGCGGCGGCGACGGGCTGGCGGCGCGCGAGGTGCTGCGCCACCCGGGGGTGCGTTCGGTGACGGTGGTCGAACTCGACCCGGGGATGGTGCGGCTGGCGCGTACGGATCCGGCGCTGGCCGCGCTGAACGGCCAGGTGTACCGGGATCCGCGGCTGAGGGTCGTGCACGCGGACGCGTTCCGCTGGCTGCGGGGCGCGTCCGCGCCCCGCCGGGAGTACGACGTGGTGGTCGCGGACCTCCCCGACCCGGGCGTCACACCGAGCGCCAAGCTGTACTCCCAGGAGTTCTACGGCCTCGCCGCCGGGGTCCTCGCGGACGGCGGAAGGCTCGCCGTGCACGCCGGGCCGGTCGGGGAGCGCCCGCACGCCTACTGGACGGTCGAGTCCACGATCCGGGCGGCGGGGTTCGCGACCCGGCCGTACCGTGCTCAGGGCCGCCCCGACCGCGGCTTCGTCCTCGCCGTCCCCGCGGACACGGGCCCCCCGCCGGACCCGGGACCCGGGGTGCTCGGCGTCGAGGAGCAGCGGCCTCGGGGGGTGCCGCCGTCGACACTGCTGCGCCCGCGGTACGCCGAGTGAGCGCCGTGGGGCGTGCGGGTTCCGCGCAGAACGGCCCCCGGCGGGCCGACGCTGAGTAGGCTCGGCTTCCATGGAGCATGAGGTGTTCGTTCCGGTACCGGCAGACAGGCTTCGGCGGACGCTGGCCGACCCCGCGCGGGTCGCCCGGTGCGTACCGGGCCTCCAGCGGGATGCCGACGCGTCGGCGGGCCCGCTCGCGGGC
It encodes the following:
- a CDS encoding DUF2617 family protein, which gives rise to MLTTLKTSYTDTRAADLAWALGREPLPALAELDLELAGARLQLRLLGASHQVLLEGEPGSCSETVACMPGRSTPLPLGVARRLGDWEYEFAARVETLSERSFAVRAQELLALVADHPHGLAGTFPGSPHAFTAMVAQQVGGQMRWRTWHAYPQEGRLVVTRTHVGARLPVPR
- a CDS encoding polyamine aminopropyltransferase, which translates into the protein MIDQSVSAPARGGVRPPPPVRPDAGRFLVLLVVFVCAACGLVYELELVALASYLIGDSVTQASVVLSVMVFAMGIGSLLAKRLRCHAAVGFGLVEAALALVGGCSALVLYAAFAWLGEARYALVAFSLAIGVLIGAEIPLLMSLIQRASRRGGRREEDAAGTVADLFAADYVGALVGGLAFPFMLLPWLGQLTGALLTGAVNAVAGGALVLWLFRRDMSPRARWWLLGANLTVLAVLTTAMALVGDFEAAARRAVYGQPVRVAVHTGVQEVVLTGPEDGPVDLFLDGRLQMGGGDDDRHHRDLVRPALRQGPHAHVLVLGGGDGLAAREVLRHPGVRSVTVVELDPGMVRLARTDPALAALNGQVYRDPRLRVVHADAFRWLRGASAPRREYDVVVADLPDPGVTPSAKLYSQEFYGLAAGVLADGGRLAVHAGPVGERPHAYWTVESTIRAAGFATRPYRAQGRPDRGFVLAVPADTGPPPDPGPGVLGVEEQRPRGVPPSTLLRPRYAE